From Nomascus leucogenys isolate Asia chromosome 15, Asia_NLE_v1, whole genome shotgun sequence, a single genomic window includes:
- the TSKU gene encoding tsukushin isoform X2, with protein sequence MPWPLLLLLLAVSGAQTTRPCFPGCQCEVETFGLFDSFSLTRVDCSGLGPHIMPVPIPLDTAHLDLSSNRLEMVNESVLAGPGYTTLAGLDLSHNLLTSISPTAFSRLRYLESLDLSHNGLTALPAESFTSSPLSDVNLSHNQLREVSVSAFTTHSQGRALHVDLSHNLIHRLVPHPARASLPAPTIQSLNLAWNRLHAVPNLRDLPLRYLSLDGNPLAVIGPGAFTGLAGLTHLSLASLQRLPELAPYGFRELPGLQVLDLSGNPKLNWAGAEVFSGLSSLQELDLSGTNLVPLPEALLLHLPALQSVSVGQDVRCRRLVREGAYPRRPSSSPKVALHCVDTRESAARGPNIL encoded by the coding sequence ATGccgtggcccctgctgctgctgctgctggccgtGAGTGGGGCCCAGACAACCCGGCCATGCTTCCCCGGGTGCCAATGCGAGGTGGAGACCTTCGGCCTTTTCGACAGCTTCAGCCTGACTCGGGTGGATTGTAGCGGCCTGGGCCCCCACATCATGCCGGTGCCCATCCCTCTGGACACAGCCCACTTGGACCTGTCCTCCAACCGGCTGGAGATGGTGAATGAGTCAGTGTTGGCGGGGCCGGGCTACACAACGCTGGCTGGCCTGGATCTCAGCCACAACCTGCTCACCAGCATCTCACCCACTGCCTTCTCCCGCCTTCGCTACCTGGAGTCGCTTGACCTCAGCCACAATGGCCTGACAGCCCTGCCAGCCGAGAGCTTCACCAGCTCACCCCTGAGCGACGTGAACCTTAGCCACAACCAGCTCCGGGAGGTCTCAGTGTCCGCCTTCACGACCCACAGTCAGGGCCGGGCACTACATGTGGACCTCTCCCACAACCTCATTCACCGCCTCGTGCCCCACCCCGCGAGGGCCAGCCTGCCTGCGCCCACCATTCAGAGCCTGAACCTGGCCTGGAACCGGCTCCATGCCGTGCCCAACCTCCGAGACTTGCCCCTGCGCTACCTGAGCCTGGATGGGAACCCTCTAGCTGTCATTGGTCCGGGTGCCTTCACGGGGCTGGCAGGCCTTACACACCTGTCTCTGGCCAGCCTGCAGAGGCTCCCTGAGCTGGCGCCCTATGGCTTCCGCGAGCTACCGGGCCTGCAGGTCCTGGACCTGTCAGGCAACCCCAAGCTCAACTGGGCAGGAGCTGAGGTGTTTTCAGGCCTGAGCTCCCTGCAGGAGCTGGACCTTTCGGGCACCAACCTGGTGCCCCTGCCTGAGGCActgctcctccacctcccggcACTGCAGAGCGTCAGCGTGGGCCAGGATGTGCGGTGCCGGCGCCTGGTGCGGGAGGGCGCCTACCCCCGGAGGCCTAGCTCCAGCCCCAAGGTGGCCCTGCACTGCGTTGACACCCGGGAATCTGCTGCCAGGGGCCCCAACATCTTGTGA